In one Pseudomonas hydrolytica genomic region, the following are encoded:
- a CDS encoding GNAT family N-acetyltransferase → MIDIRPITSADFDQVWTIIRDVVQAQETYAFDPDMDRDAAWKIWVELPRATFVAAEAGQILGTYYIKANAAGPGDHVCNCGYMTAPAARGRGIASRLCAHSLQVARELGFSAMQFNSVVATNTVAVALWQKHGFEIVGTLPKAYRHARHGLVDCYVMFRSLA, encoded by the coding sequence TTGATCGATATCCGCCCCATCACCTCCGCCGATTTCGATCAGGTCTGGACGATCATCCGTGACGTGGTGCAGGCGCAGGAAACCTACGCCTTCGACCCCGACATGGATCGCGACGCGGCCTGGAAGATCTGGGTCGAACTGCCGCGCGCCACCTTCGTTGCCGCAGAGGCTGGGCAGATTCTCGGCACCTACTACATCAAGGCCAACGCCGCCGGCCCCGGCGATCACGTCTGCAACTGCGGCTATATGACCGCCCCGGCCGCCCGTGGCCGCGGCATCGCCAGCCGGCTCTGCGCCCATTCGCTGCAGGTGGCGCGCGAGCTGGGCTTCAGCGCCATGCAGTTCAACAGCGTGGTGGCCACCAACACGGTCGCCGTGGCGCTATGGCAGAAGCACGGCTTCGAGATCGTCGGCACCCTGCCCAAGGCCTACCGCCATGCCCGCCATGGGTTGGTGGATTGTTATGTGATGTTTCGAAGCCTGGCCTGA
- a CDS encoding gamma carbonic anhydrase family protein has protein sequence MAIRSFQQYTPQLGERVFVDASAVVLGDVEIGADSSVWPMAVVRGDMHSIRIGARSSVQDGSVLHITHAGPFNPAGYPLIIGDEVTIGHNVTLHGCTLGNRILVGMGSIVMDGAVVEDEVVIGAGSLVPPGKRLESGYLYVGSPVKQARALTEQERSYFAYSAANYVRLKDLHLVEGYDG, from the coding sequence GTGGCGATTCGCAGTTTCCAGCAATACACCCCGCAGCTCGGTGAACGAGTCTTTGTCGACGCCAGCGCGGTGGTGCTGGGCGACGTGGAAATCGGCGCCGACAGCTCGGTGTGGCCGATGGCGGTGGTGCGCGGGGACATGCACAGCATCCGCATCGGCGCGCGCAGCAGCGTGCAGGACGGCAGCGTGCTGCACATCACCCACGCCGGGCCGTTCAACCCGGCCGGCTATCCGTTGATCATCGGCGACGAGGTCACCATCGGCCATAACGTCACCCTGCATGGCTGCACCCTGGGCAACCGCATCCTGGTCGGCATGGGCAGCATCGTCATGGATGGCGCGGTGGTCGAGGACGAGGTGGTGATCGGCGCCGGCTCCCTGGTGCCGCCGGGCAAGCGCCTGGAAAGCGGCTACCTGTACGTCGGCAGCCCGGTGAAGCAGGCACGCGCGCTGACCGAGCAGGAGCGCAGCTACTTCGCCTACAGCGCGGCCAACTACGTGCGGCTGAAGGATCTGCACCTGGTCGAGGGGTATGACGGTTGA
- the prlC gene encoding oligopeptidase A, translating to MTANNPLLQDFDLPPYSQIKPEHVEPAVDQILADSRAAIAKLLEAQQANPSWDGLVLALDELGARLGRAWSPVSHLNSVCNSPELRAAYEACLPKLSEYWTEMGQNKPLFQAYEALAQSPAAADFDVAQKTILEHALRDFRLSGIDLPAEQQKRYGEIQMRLSELTSKFSNQLLDATQAWTKHITDEAVLSGLTDSAKAQMKQAAEAKGLDGWLITLEFPSYYAVMTYADDRALREEVYAAYCTRASDQGPNAGLNDNGPLMAEILDLRQELARLLGFANYSELSLASKMAESTDQVLSFLRDLAVRSKPFAEQDLAELKAFAAEQGLNDLQSWDVGYYSEKLRQQRYSISQEEVRAWFPVDKVLSGLFAIVQKLYGIEIRELKGFDTWHPDVRLFEITENGQHVGRFFFDLYARANKRGGAWMDGARDKRRDAQGKLIAPVANLVCNFTPPVGGKPALLTHDEVTTLFHEFGHGLHHLLTRVEHAGASGINGVAWDAVELPSQFMENWCWEPEGLALISGHHETGEALPQAVLDKMLAAKNFQSGLMMVRQLEFSLFDFELHASHGDGRSVLDVLEGVRNEVSVLRPPAYNRFANGFAHIFAGGYAAGYYSYKWAEVLSADAFSKFEEEGVFNADTGRAFREAILARGGSQEPMVLFVDFRGREPSIDALLRHLGLSQEAA from the coding sequence GTGACCGCGAACAATCCCCTGCTGCAAGACTTCGACCTGCCGCCCTACTCGCAGATCAAACCGGAGCACGTCGAGCCCGCCGTCGACCAGATTCTGGCCGACAGCCGCGCCGCCATCGCCAAGCTGCTCGAGGCGCAGCAGGCCAACCCGAGCTGGGACGGTCTGGTGCTGGCGCTGGACGAACTGGGCGCACGCCTGGGCCGCGCCTGGAGTCCGGTGAGCCATCTCAACTCGGTGTGCAACAGCCCCGAGCTGCGCGCCGCCTACGAGGCCTGCCTGCCCAAGCTGTCCGAGTACTGGACCGAAATGGGCCAGAACAAGCCGCTGTTCCAGGCCTACGAGGCGCTGGCGCAGAGCCCGGCGGCCGCCGATTTCGACGTGGCGCAGAAGACCATCCTCGAACACGCCCTGCGTGATTTCCGCCTGTCCGGTATCGACCTGCCAGCCGAGCAGCAGAAGCGCTACGGCGAGATCCAGATGCGCCTGTCCGAGCTGACCAGCAAGTTCTCCAACCAGCTGCTCGACGCCACCCAGGCCTGGACCAAGCACATCACCGACGAAGCCGTGCTGAGCGGCCTGACCGACTCGGCCAAGGCGCAGATGAAGCAGGCCGCCGAGGCCAAGGGCCTGGACGGCTGGCTGATCACCCTGGAATTCCCCAGCTACTACGCGGTGATGACCTACGCCGACGACCGCGCCCTGCGCGAAGAGGTCTACGCCGCCTACTGCACCCGCGCCTCCGACCAGGGGCCGAACGCCGGGCTGAACGACAACGGCCCGCTGATGGCCGAGATTCTCGACCTGCGCCAGGAACTGGCGCGCCTGCTCGGCTTCGCCAACTACAGCGAACTGAGCCTGGCCAGCAAGATGGCCGAATCCACCGACCAGGTGCTGAGCTTCCTGCGCGACCTGGCGGTGCGCAGCAAACCCTTCGCCGAGCAGGACCTGGCCGAACTGAAAGCCTTCGCCGCCGAGCAGGGTCTGAATGACCTGCAAAGCTGGGACGTCGGCTACTACAGCGAGAAGCTGCGCCAGCAGCGCTACAGCATCTCCCAGGAAGAGGTGCGCGCCTGGTTCCCGGTGGACAAGGTGCTCAGCGGCCTGTTCGCCATCGTGCAGAAGCTCTACGGCATCGAGATTCGCGAGCTGAAAGGCTTCGACACCTGGCATCCGGACGTGCGCCTGTTCGAGATCACCGAGAACGGCCAGCACGTCGGGCGCTTCTTCTTCGACCTCTACGCCCGCGCCAACAAGCGCGGCGGCGCCTGGATGGACGGCGCCCGCGACAAGCGCCGCGACGCCCAGGGCAAGCTGATCGCCCCGGTGGCCAACCTGGTGTGCAACTTCACCCCGCCGGTCGGCGGCAAGCCGGCGCTGCTGACCCACGACGAGGTCACCACCCTGTTCCACGAATTCGGCCATGGCCTGCATCACCTGCTGACCCGCGTCGAGCACGCCGGCGCCTCGGGCATCAACGGCGTGGCCTGGGATGCAGTCGAGCTGCCGAGTCAGTTCATGGAGAACTGGTGCTGGGAGCCCGAAGGCCTGGCGCTGATCTCCGGCCACCATGAAACCGGCGAGGCGCTGCCGCAGGCCGTGCTGGACAAGATGCTGGCGGCGAAGAACTTCCAGTCCGGGCTGATGATGGTGCGTCAGCTGGAGTTCTCCCTGTTCGACTTCGAGCTGCACGCCAGCCACGGCGACGGCCGCAGCGTGCTGGACGTGCTCGAAGGCGTGCGCAATGAGGTCTCGGTACTGCGCCCGCCGGCCTACAACCGTTTCGCCAACGGCTTTGCGCACATCTTCGCCGGCGGCTATGCGGCCGGTTACTACAGCTACAAGTGGGCCGAAGTACTCAGCGCCGATGCCTTCTCCAAGTTCGAGGAAGAAGGCGTGTTCAACGCCGATACCGGCCGCGCCTTCCGCGAAGCGATCCTCGCCCGTGGCGGCTCGCAGGAGCCCATGGTGTTGTTCGTCGACTTCCGCGGTCGCGAGCCGAGCATCGACGCCCTGCTGCGCCACCTCGGCCTGAGCCAGGAGGCCGCATGA
- a CDS encoding YheV family putative zinc ribbon protein, protein MSDAPVNSTPKRFIAGAVCPACSETDSIKMWNVDGVPHRECVKCGYADTLDARGNSVPKELPTRVNVSGLKPKAADPNVQAVQFFPNPKLKKPSE, encoded by the coding sequence ATGAGCGATGCACCTGTGAACAGCACCCCGAAACGCTTCATCGCCGGCGCCGTGTGCCCGGCGTGCAGCGAGACCGACAGCATCAAGATGTGGAACGTCGACGGCGTGCCGCACCGCGAATGCGTCAAGTGCGGCTACGCCGACACCCTCGACGCACGCGGTAATTCGGTGCCCAAGGAGCTGCCGACCCGGGTTAACGTCAGCGGCCTCAAGCCCAAGGCGGCCGATCCCAATGTGCAGGCGGTGCAGTTCTTCCCCAATCCCAAATTGAAGAAACCCAGTGAGTAA
- a CDS encoding AraC family transcriptional regulator, with translation MSPNRHPDTVHRSLPELPSLPRPLYGRVESLTNRALTFRHTHPWVQLSYAIAGVLEVQTAGARFVAPPQRAVWVPAGVEHRVFSSPRTEMRSLYIDGSAVPWGPEECRVLAVSPLLRELIRRFSDLPIEYDEQGAPGRLAAVLLDELQAAPAVALMLPLPQDARLRAVCQGLEDARLRQLGLGEWGERLGVSEKTLSRLFLRETGLSFRAWRQRQRLLDALTPLEQGERVTDVALACGYDSLSAFIAAFRRQFGATPGEFFRE, from the coding sequence GTGTCGCCAAACAGACATCCGGATACCGTCCATCGCAGCCTGCCCGAGCTGCCCAGCCTGCCCCGACCGCTCTACGGCCGGGTCGAGTCGCTGACCAACCGTGCGCTGACCTTTCGCCACACCCACCCTTGGGTGCAGCTCTCCTATGCCATCGCCGGGGTGCTCGAGGTGCAGACCGCCGGCGCCCGCTTCGTCGCCCCGCCGCAGCGCGCGGTGTGGGTACCGGCTGGCGTCGAGCACCGCGTGTTCAGCTCGCCGCGCACCGAGATGCGCAGCCTGTACATCGATGGCAGTGCAGTGCCCTGGGGGCCGGAGGAGTGCCGGGTGCTGGCGGTCAGCCCGCTGCTGCGCGAGCTGATTCGCCGCTTCAGCGATCTGCCGATCGAATACGACGAACAGGGTGCGCCGGGCCGGCTGGCCGCGGTGTTGCTGGATGAGCTGCAGGCCGCGCCGGCAGTGGCGCTGATGCTGCCGCTGCCGCAGGACGCGCGGCTGCGCGCGGTGTGCCAGGGCCTGGAGGATGCGCGCCTGCGCCAGCTCGGCCTGGGCGAATGGGGCGAGCGCCTGGGTGTTTCGGAAAAGACCCTGAGCCGGCTGTTCCTGCGCGAAACCGGCCTGAGTTTCCGCGCCTGGCGCCAGCGCCAGCGCCTGCTCGATGCGCTGACCCCGCTGGAGCAGGGTGAGCGCGTCACCGACGTGGCGCTGGCCTGCGGTTACGACTCGTTATCGGCCTTTATCGCCGCCTTTCGCCGCCAGTTCGGCGCAACGCCTGGGGAGTTTTTCCGCGAGTAA
- a CDS encoding bile acid:sodium symporter family protein, giving the protein MFLRRLLPDAFTLTLLAVVLIATLLPASGQVAVAFEWITNLAIALLFFLHGAKLSRVAILAGAGHWRLHLLVFTCTFVLFPVLGLLLKPLLAPLIGTELYLGMLYLCALPATVQSAIAFTSLARGNIPAAICSAAASSLLGIFVTPLLVALLMGVEGANGSTLDAIGKISLQLLLPFVLGQIAQRWIGGWVNKNKSWLKYVDQSSILLVVYTAFSAAVIGGLWQEVPLVTLLALVLACCVLLALALLLTHLLGKWLGFNLEDRITIVFCGSKKSLATGVPMAQVLFAGGSIGLLILPLMLFHQIQLMVCAVLAQRYARRPEQEAVDGQTASRV; this is encoded by the coding sequence ATGTTCCTGCGCCGCCTGCTGCCCGATGCCTTCACCCTGACCCTGCTCGCCGTGGTGCTGATCGCCACCCTGTTGCCCGCCAGTGGCCAGGTGGCGGTGGCCTTCGAGTGGATCACCAACCTGGCCATCGCTCTGCTGTTCTTCCTGCATGGCGCCAAGCTGTCGCGCGTGGCCATCCTGGCCGGCGCCGGGCATTGGCGCCTGCACCTGCTGGTGTTCACCTGCACCTTCGTACTCTTCCCCGTGCTCGGCCTGCTGCTCAAGCCGCTGCTGGCCCCGCTGATCGGCACCGAGCTGTATCTGGGCATGCTCTACCTGTGCGCCCTGCCGGCCACCGTGCAGTCGGCCATCGCCTTCACCTCGCTGGCGCGCGGCAACATCCCGGCGGCGATCTGCAGCGCGGCGGCCTCCAGCCTGCTCGGTATCTTCGTCACGCCACTGCTGGTGGCGCTGCTGATGGGCGTCGAGGGCGCCAACGGGTCGACCCTCGATGCCATCGGCAAGATCAGCCTGCAGCTGCTGCTGCCGTTCGTGCTCGGCCAGATCGCCCAGCGCTGGATCGGCGGTTGGGTCAACAAGAACAAGAGCTGGCTGAAGTACGTGGACCAGAGTTCGATCCTGCTGGTGGTCTACACCGCCTTCAGCGCCGCGGTGATCGGCGGCCTGTGGCAGGAAGTGCCACTGGTCACCCTGCTGGCTCTGGTGCTGGCCTGCTGCGTGCTGCTGGCCCTGGCGCTGCTGCTCACCCATCTGCTGGGCAAGTGGCTGGGCTTCAACCTGGAGGATCGCATCACCATCGTGTTCTGCGGCTCGAAGAAGAGCCTGGCCACCGGCGTGCCCATGGCCCAGGTGCTGTTCGCCGGCGGCAGCATCGGCCTGCTGATCCTGCCGCTGATGCTGTTCCACCAGATCCAGCTGATGGTCTGTGCGGTACTGGCTCAGCGCTATGCACGCCGCCCGGAGCAGGAAGCCGTCGACGGCCAGACCGCTTCCCGAGTTTGA
- a CDS encoding PA0069 family radical SAM protein yields the protein MPAPVPPRGRGTASNPHNRYAPTRSVAQDDGWYQEETPPSRATEVRRELAKTAITRNKSPDVGFDRSVNPYRGCEHGCIYCFARPSHAYWDLSPGIDFETRLIAKTNLADRLEEQLQKPGYVPQPIALGINTDAYQPIEREQRLTRQALEILLRYRHPLHIITKSSLILRDLDLLSELASHNLVSVAFSLTTLDDELKRIMEPRTAAPAARLRAMRTLHEAGVPVSVMCAPMIPMINDMELEHLLEAARDAGARSAGYVLLRLPLEIADLFEEWLQAHFPERAEHVMSLIRQSRGGRNYDSRFGSRMRGEGQFADLLAQRFRLARRRLQLDQREPLSLDCSLFCPPGAQLSLL from the coding sequence ATGCCAGCCCCTGTTCCGCCGCGCGGCCGCGGCACCGCCAGCAACCCGCACAACCGCTACGCACCGACCCGCTCGGTGGCGCAGGACGATGGCTGGTATCAGGAGGAAACCCCGCCCAGCCGGGCCACCGAGGTGCGGCGCGAGCTGGCGAAAACGGCCATCACCCGCAACAAGTCGCCGGACGTCGGCTTCGATCGCTCGGTCAATCCCTACCGCGGCTGTGAACATGGCTGCATCTACTGTTTCGCCCGCCCCAGCCATGCCTACTGGGACCTGTCGCCGGGCATCGACTTCGAGACCCGCCTGATCGCCAAGACCAACCTGGCCGACCGTCTCGAGGAACAGCTGCAGAAACCCGGCTACGTGCCGCAGCCCATCGCCCTGGGCATCAACACCGATGCATATCAGCCGATCGAGCGCGAACAGCGCCTGACCCGCCAGGCCCTGGAGATTCTGCTGCGCTACAGGCACCCGCTGCACATCATTACCAAGAGCTCGCTGATCCTGCGCGACCTCGACCTGCTCAGCGAGCTGGCCAGCCACAACCTGGTCAGCGTGGCCTTCAGCCTGACCACCCTGGACGACGAGCTGAAACGCATCATGGAGCCGCGTACCGCGGCGCCGGCCGCCCGCCTGCGCGCCATGCGCACGCTGCACGAAGCCGGGGTGCCGGTGAGCGTGATGTGCGCGCCGATGATCCCGATGATCAACGACATGGAGCTCGAACACCTGCTCGAAGCCGCGCGCGATGCCGGCGCGCGTTCGGCGGGCTACGTGCTGTTGCGCCTGCCGCTGGAGATCGCCGATCTGTTCGAGGAGTGGCTGCAGGCGCATTTCCCCGAGCGCGCCGAGCATGTGATGAGCCTGATCCGCCAGAGCCGCGGCGGCAGGAACTACGACAGCCGCTTCGGCAGCCGCATGCGTGGCGAGGGCCAGTTCGCCGATCTGCTGGCGCAGCGCTTTCGCCTGGCGCGCCGGCGCCTGCAGCTCGACCAGCGCGAGCCGCTGAGCCTGGACTGCTCGTTGTTCTGCCCGCCGGGCGCCCAGCTGAGCCTGTTGTAG
- a CDS encoding AraC family transcriptional regulator: MTRISRAADPSYELMDDHEGHSLIYRQHGFPSPLVRWHFHKEYELHLIVASSGKVFIGDYIGNFSPNTLFLTGPGLPHNWISQVEDGEVVETRDMLVNFTDEVLEQGSAVFAELKSLAPLLARAQFGIEFRDPRVIREAALLLRRIADSRGITRLGHFFILLELLAASEDYQLLSAMTAADLGDEQHVERINRAVDYIFQHYAQDLCQEEVAEHLGMTPSYFSRFFKQATGRGFVEFVNRLRVSKSCELLSKSEKPVTEVCFESGFSNISNFNRRFQQLKGMTPSRYRKLVVQRLTEQNLY; this comes from the coding sequence ATGACCCGTATCTCCCGTGCAGCAGACCCCTCCTACGAACTGATGGACGACCATGAGGGCCATTCGCTGATCTACCGTCAGCATGGTTTTCCCAGCCCGCTGGTGCGCTGGCATTTCCACAAGGAGTACGAGCTGCACCTGATCGTCGCCAGCTCGGGCAAGGTGTTCATCGGCGACTACATCGGCAACTTCTCGCCCAACACCCTGTTTCTCACCGGCCCCGGCCTGCCGCACAACTGGATCAGCCAGGTGGAGGACGGCGAGGTCGTGGAAACCCGCGACATGCTGGTCAACTTCACCGACGAGGTACTGGAACAGGGCTCGGCGGTGTTCGCCGAACTCAAGAGCCTGGCGCCGCTGCTGGCGCGCGCCCAGTTCGGCATCGAATTTCGCGATCCGCGGGTGATCCGCGAGGCCGCTCTGCTGCTGCGCAGGATCGCCGACAGCCGCGGCATCACCCGCCTCGGCCACTTCTTCATCCTGCTCGAACTGCTGGCCGCCAGCGAGGATTACCAGCTGCTCTCGGCCATGACCGCCGCGGACCTGGGCGACGAGCAGCACGTCGAGCGGATCAACCGCGCGGTGGACTACATCTTCCAGCACTACGCCCAGGATCTGTGCCAGGAGGAGGTCGCCGAACACCTGGGGATGACACCCAGCTATTTCTCGCGCTTCTTCAAGCAGGCCACCGGCCGCGGCTTCGTCGAGTTCGTCAATCGCCTGCGGGTGAGCAAGTCCTGCGAACTACTGAGCAAAAGCGAGAAGCCGGTCACCGAAGTGTGCTTCGAGTCCGGCTTCAGCAACATCTCTAACTTCAACCGGCGTTTCCAGCAGCTCAAGGGCATGACGCCGTCGCGCTATCGCAAGCTGGTGGTGCAGCGCCTGACCGAGCAAAACCTGTACTAA